One genomic window of Novosphingobium aureum includes the following:
- the mtgA gene encoding monofunctional biosynthetic peptidoglycan transglycosylase yields the protein MRLVAKIVIWFVVLSVAITALYRVVPPPVTVTMITDANGITKDWEPLENIDRNMVAAAIGAEDSKFCSHDGFDSDAIESAMKRNAEGGRLRGGSTISQQTAKNVFLWQGEGWTRYLRKGLEVWFTFLVEALWDKRRIMEVYLNVAETGIGTYGVEAGAQRYFGKSAANLSRLEAARMAAALPSPKTRSVKNPHGFVRRYGSTIAARINTVRASGYDACVYQ from the coding sequence ATGCGCCTCGTCGCCAAGATCGTAATCTGGTTCGTCGTTCTCAGCGTCGCGATAACCGCGCTATATCGGGTCGTGCCGCCACCCGTGACGGTCACGATGATCACCGATGCCAACGGTATCACCAAGGATTGGGAGCCGCTCGAGAACATCGATCGCAACATGGTCGCCGCTGCAATCGGAGCGGAAGATTCAAAGTTCTGCAGTCACGACGGTTTCGACAGCGATGCCATCGAAAGCGCGATGAAGCGCAATGCCGAAGGTGGACGCCTTCGCGGTGGCTCAACGATCAGTCAGCAGACCGCCAAGAACGTATTCCTGTGGCAGGGCGAGGGCTGGACGCGCTACCTGCGAAAGGGCCTCGAGGTCTGGTTCACCTTCCTCGTCGAGGCGCTCTGGGACAAACGGCGGATCATGGAGGTCTACCTCAATGTCGCCGAGACCGGGATCGGCACCTACGGCGTCGAGGCAGGCGCCCAGCGTTACTTTGGCAAGTCCGCGGCCAATCTGAGCCGGCTCGAGGCCGCGCGCATGGCAGCAGCCCTGCCCAGCCCCAAGACCCGTAGCGTCAAGAACCCACATGGTTTCGTGCGCCGCTATGGCAGCACCATCGCTGCACGCATCAACACTGTGCGTGCGAGCGGCTACGACGCCTGCGTCTACCAGTAG
- the rpoH gene encoding RNA polymerase sigma factor RpoH: MIVSTKQRNLPAIPALGGEQSLNRYLSEIRKFPVLAPEQEYMLAKRYKEHEDPDAAAQLVTSHLRLVAKIAMGYRGYGLPVSELISEGNIGLMQGVKKFEPDRGFRLATYAMWWIKASIQEFILRSWSLVKMGTTAAQKKLFFNLRRMKKNLDAYEDSDLHPDDVAKIATTLGVSEQEVVNMNRRMMMGGDASLNVSLREEGEGQWMDILQDEKPLQDEIVAEAEEKTVRHDMLVEAMDSLNDRERDILTERRLSEDPKTLEELSQVYSVSRERVRQIEVRAFEKLQKAMNRIATDRKLPSAA, encoded by the coding sequence ATGATAGTGAGCACAAAGCAACGCAACCTTCCGGCGATCCCCGCCCTTGGCGGCGAGCAGAGCCTCAACCGCTACCTGTCCGAGATTCGCAAGTTCCCCGTCTTGGCTCCCGAGCAGGAATACATGCTCGCCAAGCGCTACAAGGAACACGAGGATCCGGACGCGGCGGCGCAGCTCGTCACCAGCCACCTGCGCCTCGTCGCCAAGATCGCAATGGGCTACCGCGGCTACGGCCTGCCGGTTTCCGAGCTGATCTCCGAGGGTAACATCGGTCTGATGCAGGGCGTGAAGAAGTTCGAGCCCGACAGGGGTTTCCGCCTCGCGACTTATGCGATGTGGTGGATCAAGGCCTCGATCCAGGAATTCATCCTGCGCTCGTGGAGCCTCGTCAAGATGGGCACCACCGCCGCGCAGAAGAAGCTGTTCTTCAACCTGCGCCGGATGAAGAAGAACCTCGACGCCTACGAGGACTCCGACCTGCACCCCGACGATGTCGCGAAGATCGCGACCACGCTGGGCGTATCGGAACAGGAAGTCGTCAACATGAACCGGCGCATGATGATGGGCGGCGATGCCTCGCTCAACGTCTCGCTGCGTGAGGAAGGCGAAGGCCAGTGGATGGACATCCTGCAGGATGAAAAGCCGCTGCAGGACGAGATCGTCGCCGAGGCCGAGGAAAAGACCGTCCGTCACGACATGCTCGTCGAAGCGATGGACTCGCTCAACGACCGTGAGCGCGACATTCTTACCGAGCGTCGCCTGAGCGAGGATCCCAAGACCCTCGAGGAACTCAGCCAAGTCTATTCGGTCAGCCGCGAACGCGTGCGCCAAATCGAGGTTCGCGCCTTCGAAAAGCTGCAAAAGGCCATGAATCGTATCGCCACGGACCGCAAGCTGCCCAGCGCGGCCTGA
- a CDS encoding histidine phosphotransferase family protein, whose protein sequence is MTTSSLDLASLLCSRLCHDMLSPVGALSNGLELLADENDPEMRQRCFELLEQSARISTEKLKFFRLAFGAAGGFGERIAVGEAKVLVDALVANNARITVNWSIGSDVLPKSAIKTLLNFALMAIEALPRGGTLDLAAELRTEQIGDGTAELVVRAAGPRIAFDRDIGRALEGTMPESELSSRTAPAAMLNQLANDVGGQLQFMLEDNALVLGAVLPGA, encoded by the coding sequence ATGACGACGAGTTCGCTCGACCTCGCAAGTCTCCTGTGTTCGCGCCTGTGCCATGACATGCTCAGCCCGGTCGGCGCACTGTCGAACGGGCTGGAGCTCCTCGCGGACGAGAACGATCCCGAAATGCGCCAGCGCTGTTTCGAGCTGTTGGAGCAGAGCGCGCGCATCTCGACCGAGAAGCTCAAGTTCTTTCGTCTCGCCTTCGGAGCGGCAGGCGGTTTCGGTGAGCGCATCGCGGTCGGCGAGGCAAAGGTTCTGGTCGATGCGCTGGTCGCCAACAATGCGCGCATCACGGTGAACTGGTCGATCGGAAGCGACGTACTGCCCAAGTCCGCGATCAAGACCCTGCTCAACTTCGCGCTGATGGCGATCGAGGCACTCCCGCGTGGTGGGACGCTCGATCTCGCTGCGGAGCTGCGTACCGAGCAGATCGGGGACGGCACGGCGGAACTGGTTGTGCGCGCGGCCGGCCCACGCATCGCCTTCGACCGCGATATCGGTCGTGCGCTGGAGGGAACAATGCCTGAAAGCGAGCTTTCCAGTCGTACCGCGCCCGCGGCCATGCTCAACCAGCTTGCCAATGACGTGGGCGGGCAGTTGCAGTTCATGCTCGAAGACAATGCGCTGGTGCTTGGCGCGGTCCTGCCAGGAGCCTGA
- a CDS encoding sulfite exporter TauE/SafE family protein: MDVYLPIANLSVNGLIIVGLGALTGVLSGMFGVGGGFLTTPLMIFYGIPPTVAAASAASQVTGASVSGVFFQSRRGGVDYQMGTVMVAGGIVGTGIGALLFRLLERIGQIDTVISILYVVLLGSIGSLMAKESIQAIRAERSGEKLVAKKRRHHPMVASLPMRWRFYRSGLYISPLAPLLLGMCVGILTMLMGIGGGFILVPAMLYILGMSANVVVGTSLWQILFTTIATTMMHALTTHAVDIVLASLLLFGSVTGAQVGSQFAQKASPVRLRLILAVIVLLVAARMALGLTYNPADIYTVAPL, translated from the coding sequence ATGGACGTCTACCTTCCCATCGCGAACCTCTCGGTCAATGGTCTGATCATCGTCGGTCTGGGCGCGCTGACCGGCGTCCTTTCGGGTATGTTCGGGGTCGGCGGCGGCTTTCTCACCACTCCGCTTATGATTTTCTACGGAATCCCGCCAACGGTTGCGGCGGCGTCGGCCGCGAGTCAGGTCACTGGCGCCAGCGTTTCGGGTGTCTTCTTCCAGTCGCGTCGAGGCGGGGTCGACTACCAGATGGGCACGGTCATGGTCGCGGGCGGCATCGTCGGTACCGGGATCGGGGCCCTGCTGTTCCGGTTGCTCGAACGCATCGGTCAGATCGACACCGTTATCTCCATTCTCTACGTGGTGCTGCTGGGCTCGATTGGGAGCCTGATGGCGAAGGAAAGCATCCAGGCAATCCGTGCGGAACGCAGCGGCGAGAAGCTCGTGGCCAAGAAGCGTCGGCATCACCCGATGGTGGCCAGCCTGCCGATGCGTTGGCGTTTCTATCGCTCGGGTCTTTATATCTCCCCGCTCGCGCCACTCCTATTGGGCATGTGCGTAGGCATCCTGACGATGTTGATGGGCATCGGCGGTGGGTTCATCCTCGTGCCGGCCATGCTCTACATCCTGGGAATGAGCGCCAATGTCGTTGTCGGCACCAGCTTGTGGCAAATCTTGTTCACCACGATCGCGACAACCATGATGCATGCCCTGACGACCCATGCAGTCGATATCGTGCTGGCCTCGCTGTTGCTGTTCGGCTCGGTGACGGGCGCGCAAGTCGGTTCCCAGTTCGCGCAGAAAGCCAGTCCGGTGCGGCTGCGCTTGATTCTCGCAGTGATCGTCCTGCTGGTCGCGGCTCGCATGGCTTTGGGGCTGACCTACAATCCCGCTGACATCTACACTGTTGCGCCACTATGA
- a CDS encoding TonB-dependent receptor encodes MKFQSILNTATSALAVGTAFLAIPAFAQSTASTEFEEGAIVVSGLRETAVGGIDIPETPKAKVAITQELIARQQAGQTINQTLNLVPGVSFTNNDPWGSLGGSFTVRGFGADRVSQTIDGIPLNDSGNYAMYTNQMVDPELISAATVSLGSTDVDSPTASAAGGTINISTKTPDDDFGVMTSMSMGDVIARGNDDSRLMYRAFVKIETGEITNFGTKAWISASTTENKSTFSNYGGVNKQQYNAKIYQPIGDNGDFISVAGHYNENRNNFNGSPFGFYGDLSDYGVQEPGDRFYDLYDGTPCTTVEGTFGVQDSYNSCGTPFERRYNPSNTGNIRVQSRFTLADDLILNVEPSYQYVKANGGGTSVGYEGLSPDGLTGGFYMTDPNNPARPTRSTQYYYFGGTDLNGDGDTLDYVTILSPSQTQTRRFGVIANLTWDISDNNRVRVAYTFDRARHRQTGTAGFLKPNAEPYDVFPINDPILDADGIAPQKRNRKSIAMLNQISGEYRGSFMDDSLIVQLGARMPFFERELNQYCVTTDTDGNVNCPNGGAAIAQYLDLYPDNGAPGSKTIKYDKLLPNLGVTYKFTPEVSVFGSYAKNLSVPGTDALYGTFYSNNPPVAETSDAVDLGLRFQSGNIQAQVSGWYNGYNNRLASAYNADCDCTITRNLGKVETYGIDGNVSWRPIPEVLVYVFGSYLKSEIQDDVEIGDGEFAATAGKRQSGAPKYSFGGRIEGSLGPVDLGVQAKRTGTRYLTDTNSISLPGYTVVDLDARISLAGLNLDKSYFQLNLNNLFDEVYIGSASTGLTSPSNNYVNIGSPRSIMGSFIMQF; translated from the coding sequence ATGAAGTTCCAGTCCATTCTTAACACCGCCACGAGCGCGCTCGCCGTCGGTACCGCATTCCTCGCCATTCCCGCCTTCGCGCAGTCGACCGCGTCGACCGAGTTCGAAGAAGGCGCCATCGTTGTCAGCGGCCTTCGCGAGACCGCAGTCGGCGGCATTGACATTCCCGAGACCCCGAAGGCCAAGGTTGCCATCACTCAGGAACTGATCGCGCGTCAGCAGGCGGGCCAGACGATCAACCAGACCCTGAACCTTGTTCCCGGCGTCAGCTTCACCAACAACGACCCCTGGGGCTCGCTGGGTGGCTCGTTCACCGTGCGCGGCTTCGGTGCAGATCGCGTTTCGCAGACGATTGACGGTATTCCGCTCAACGACTCCGGCAACTATGCCATGTACACCAACCAGATGGTGGACCCCGAGCTGATCTCGGCCGCGACCGTCAGTCTCGGTTCGACCGACGTCGACAGCCCGACCGCGTCGGCAGCGGGCGGTACGATCAACATCTCGACCAAGACCCCGGATGACGACTTCGGCGTCATGACCAGCATGTCGATGGGTGACGTGATCGCTCGCGGCAATGACGACAGCCGCCTGATGTATCGTGCTTTCGTCAAGATCGAGACCGGCGAGATCACGAATTTCGGTACGAAGGCCTGGATTTCCGCCTCGACGACCGAGAACAAGTCGACGTTCTCGAACTACGGCGGCGTCAACAAGCAGCAGTACAACGCCAAGATCTATCAGCCGATCGGCGACAATGGCGACTTCATCTCGGTTGCCGGGCACTACAACGAGAACCGTAACAATTTCAACGGTTCGCCATTTGGCTTCTACGGTGACCTGTCTGATTACGGGGTGCAGGAGCCTGGTGATCGCTTCTACGACTTGTACGACGGTACGCCCTGCACCACCGTCGAGGGCACCTTTGGGGTACAGGATAGCTACAACTCGTGCGGTACCCCGTTCGAGCGCCGTTACAACCCGTCGAACACCGGCAACATTCGCGTCCAGTCGCGTTTCACGCTGGCTGATGACCTGATCCTCAACGTTGAGCCGAGCTACCAGTACGTCAAGGCGAACGGTGGCGGCACCTCGGTGGGTTACGAAGGTCTTTCACCGGATGGTCTGACCGGCGGTTTCTACATGACCGATCCGAATAACCCGGCCCGTCCCACCCGTTCGACTCAGTACTACTACTTCGGTGGTACGGACCTCAATGGTGACGGCGACACGCTGGACTACGTGACCATCCTTTCGCCGAGCCAGACCCAGACGCGTCGTTTCGGCGTCATCGCCAACCTGACGTGGGACATCAGCGACAACAATCGCGTTCGTGTCGCCTACACGTTCGACCGTGCGCGTCACCGCCAGACCGGTACCGCAGGCTTCCTCAAGCCGAATGCCGAGCCCTACGACGTCTTCCCGATCAACGATCCGATCCTCGACGCCGATGGCATCGCGCCGCAGAAGCGCAACCGCAAGTCGATCGCGATGCTCAACCAGATTTCGGGCGAGTACCGCGGTTCGTTCATGGACGATTCGCTGATTGTCCAGTTGGGCGCGCGCATGCCGTTCTTCGAACGCGAACTGAACCAGTACTGCGTCACCACCGACACCGACGGCAATGTGAATTGTCCGAATGGCGGGGCCGCCATCGCACAGTACTTGGATCTCTACCCGGATAACGGCGCTCCGGGCAGCAAGACCATCAAGTACGACAAGCTGCTGCCCAACCTCGGTGTGACCTACAAGTTCACCCCGGAAGTCAGCGTTTTCGGTAGCTACGCAAAGAACCTCTCGGTTCCCGGTACCGATGCGCTCTACGGCACCTTCTATAGCAACAATCCGCCGGTCGCCGAGACTTCGGATGCTGTTGATCTGGGGCTTCGCTTCCAGTCGGGCAACATTCAGGCGCAGGTTTCGGGTTGGTACAACGGGTACAACAACCGCCTCGCCAGTGCCTACAACGCCGATTGCGATTGCACGATCACCCGTAACCTCGGCAAGGTCGAAACCTACGGCATTGATGGCAACGTCTCCTGGCGTCCGATCCCCGAAGTGCTGGTCTATGTCTTCGGTTCGTACCTGAAGTCGGAAATCCAGGACGACGTCGAGATCGGGGACGGTGAGTTTGCCGCCACCGCAGGCAAGCGCCAGTCGGGTGCTCCGAAGTATAGCTTCGGTGGACGCATCGAAGGTTCGCTCGGCCCCGTCGACCTTGGCGTACAGGCAAAGCGTACCGGTACGCGTTACCTGACCGACACCAACTCGATCAGCCTGCCGGGTTACACGGTCGTCGATCTCGACGCTCGTATCTCGCTCGCTGGCCTGAACCTCGACAAGTCGTACTTCCAGCTGAACCTCAACAACCTCTTCGACGAGGTTTACATCGGTTCGGCCTCGACCGGCCTGACCTCGCCTTCGAACAACTATGTGAACATCGGTTCGCCGCGTTCGATCATGGGCTCGTTCATCATGCAGTTCTGA
- a CDS encoding metallophosphoesterase family protein produces MLGILKDLFARPKVATQPSAPAGERIYAIGDIHGRLDLFERLISQIERDEQARGKARTTLILLGDLIDRGPDSAGVIDLARKLSETRMVEILQGNHEEMLLSSRSDVNALRSFLRFGGLETIASYGVPPEDIAALSSEEVQALMNRTIPVADFDFIREFKKLVRIGDYVFVHAGLRPETPIDMQLGRDCRWIREPFLSHDGDFGAFVVHGHTITTEPDRRPNRIGIDTGAYVHGTLTAIGLQGTEQWFVQAHEDSSTQPGALEEIA; encoded by the coding sequence ATGTTGGGAATCCTCAAAGACCTTTTCGCGCGGCCCAAAGTCGCAACACAACCTTCGGCCCCTGCCGGAGAGCGCATCTACGCTATCGGCGACATCCATGGGCGGCTCGACCTTTTCGAGCGCCTGATCTCGCAGATCGAACGTGACGAGCAGGCCCGCGGCAAAGCTCGAACCACTCTGATACTACTCGGTGATCTCATCGATCGCGGGCCCGACAGCGCAGGCGTCATCGACCTCGCCCGCAAGCTCAGCGAGACCCGCATGGTTGAGATTCTCCAGGGCAACCACGAGGAAATGCTCCTTTCGAGCCGGTCCGACGTCAATGCGTTGCGCAGCTTCCTGCGCTTCGGCGGGCTCGAGACGATTGCGTCCTATGGTGTACCTCCCGAAGACATCGCCGCGTTGTCCAGCGAGGAGGTGCAAGCCTTGATGAACCGCACGATCCCCGTGGCTGATTTCGATTTTATCCGCGAATTCAAGAAGCTCGTACGCATCGGCGACTATGTCTTCGTCCATGCCGGCCTGCGCCCCGAAACACCTATCGACATGCAGCTGGGGCGCGACTGCCGCTGGATCCGGGAGCCCTTTCTCAGCCACGATGGCGATTTTGGCGCCTTCGTCGTGCACGGCCACACGATAACGACCGAGCCCGATCGCCGCCCTAACCGTATTGGCATCGACACCGGAGCATACGTCCACGGCACCTTGACCGCGATCGGGCTGCAGGGAACCGAACAGTGGTTCGTGCAGGCGCACGAGGATTCCAGTACGCAGCCGGGCGCCCTGGAAGAAATTGCCTGA
- a CDS encoding RluA family pseudouridine synthase — MGASAKIIEGTIGPAGGRIDKALAEASDLSRERVKALLAEGRVTLDGKPVTQGSVKVAPGTAFAIAVPEAAPAEAIAQDIALAVIYEDADLIVVDKPAGLVVHPAAGNPDGTLVNALLHHCRGQLSGIGGVARPGIVHRIDKDTSGLLVVAKTDAAHEGLAAQFADHSIERAYRAVVGGRPNPLAGTVTGAIGRSNVNRKKMAIVEDGRGKHATTHYRTLEPLAHASLVECRLETGRTHQVRVHMSSIGHALLGDPVYGRTPKPLKPLLQRLDFSRQALHAAELGFLHPVTGEKVHFESRLPDDMATLIDELRL, encoded by the coding sequence ATGGGGGCTTCGGCAAAGATCATCGAAGGAACGATCGGCCCGGCTGGTGGCCGGATCGACAAGGCGCTTGCGGAGGCGAGCGATCTTTCGCGCGAACGCGTCAAGGCGTTGCTCGCGGAAGGTCGCGTGACGCTCGATGGCAAGCCCGTCACGCAAGGCTCCGTCAAAGTCGCGCCGGGCACTGCATTCGCAATCGCGGTCCCCGAAGCCGCACCTGCTGAAGCCATCGCGCAGGATATCGCCCTCGCCGTCATCTACGAGGACGCCGACCTCATCGTCGTCGACAAGCCCGCAGGGCTCGTCGTCCATCCCGCAGCCGGCAATCCCGATGGGACCCTCGTCAATGCCTTGCTCCACCATTGCCGCGGCCAGCTTTCCGGGATCGGCGGCGTGGCGCGGCCGGGCATCGTCCACCGCATCGACAAGGACACCTCCGGGCTACTCGTGGTGGCCAAGACAGACGCGGCGCATGAAGGCCTGGCAGCCCAGTTCGCCGACCACTCGATCGAACGCGCCTACCGCGCGGTCGTGGGCGGACGTCCCAATCCCCTGGCCGGAACCGTGACCGGCGCGATCGGCCGCTCGAACGTCAACCGCAAGAAGATGGCCATCGTCGAGGATGGTCGCGGCAAGCACGCGACGACCCATTACCGCACGCTCGAACCGCTCGCTCATGCCAGCCTCGTCGAGTGTCGGCTGGAGACGGGTCGCACTCACCAGGTACGTGTTCACATGTCGTCAATCGGCCATGCGCTATTGGGGGATCCTGTATATGGACGCACACCCAAGCCGCTCAAGCCTCTCCTCCAGCGACTCGATTTTTCGCGTCAGGCGCTCCACGCTGCGGAACTCGGTTTCCTCCATCCCGTTACAGGAGAGAAGGTCCACTTCGAGAGCAGATTGCCCGACGATATGGCCACTCTGATCGATGAATTGCGACTCTGA
- a CDS encoding glycosyl transferase family protein translates to MTMLDPVLVWLLAVEHELLLFAAFWFLAGTLDDVGVDLVWIWLKLTGRAGVSRVSDKQAAAPLSSPAAVLIAAWQEAEVIGHTIRHALSAWHQRDFTLYIGCYRNDGATVASVIAAASGDPRVRLVIHEKPGPTTKADCLNRLYRAVRDEDRRRSMRSRFILMHDSEDMVHPAELAVIDAAIDTCDYVQLPVRPEPQPRSRWVAGHYTDEFTEAHAKVLVVRDALGAGIPAAGVGCGFACEMLERIARRRALEGGEGPFASECLTEDYELGLLVWREGGRSRYLRLRDEQGRLVATRAYFPASLDASVRQKTRWILGIAFQGWDSLGWGNRLADWWMVLRDRRGPLAAFVFACAYGLLVLEGLLGGLRIFGLVQASVFSPVLEAMLIACWASLVWRMANRFAFTAHEYGLREGLRSIPRGPVANIIAIMAGYRALARYLHSLAGGSVTWDKTSHDNHPAVPDISAQLPA, encoded by the coding sequence ATGACAATGCTCGATCCTGTCTTGGTCTGGCTTCTCGCGGTAGAGCATGAACTGCTGTTGTTTGCTGCGTTCTGGTTCCTGGCCGGTACGCTTGACGATGTCGGTGTGGACCTGGTGTGGATCTGGCTGAAGCTGACTGGGCGCGCAGGCGTGAGCAGGGTGAGCGACAAGCAGGCTGCTGCGCCGCTTTCATCGCCTGCAGCAGTACTGATTGCGGCCTGGCAGGAAGCCGAGGTCATAGGCCATACCATCCGCCATGCCCTGTCGGCATGGCATCAGCGCGATTTCACCTTGTACATAGGGTGTTACCGCAATGATGGAGCGACCGTCGCTTCCGTCATTGCCGCTGCCAGCGGCGACCCCCGTGTCAGGCTCGTCATTCACGAAAAGCCCGGCCCCACGACGAAGGCCGATTGCCTCAACCGTCTCTATCGGGCCGTGCGTGACGAGGATCGTCGGCGCAGCATGCGCAGCCGTTTTATCCTGATGCACGATTCTGAAGACATGGTTCACCCTGCTGAACTGGCGGTAATCGATGCCGCGATCGATACGTGCGACTATGTGCAATTGCCGGTCCGCCCCGAACCGCAGCCGCGCTCGCGCTGGGTTGCAGGGCATTACACCGATGAATTCACCGAGGCCCACGCCAAGGTCCTGGTCGTGCGCGATGCGCTGGGTGCAGGCATTCCGGCAGCCGGGGTCGGCTGCGGATTTGCCTGCGAGATGCTCGAGCGCATTGCCCGGCGTCGCGCGCTTGAGGGTGGCGAGGGACCATTCGCCAGCGAATGCCTGACCGAGGACTACGAATTAGGACTGCTCGTCTGGCGTGAGGGTGGTCGCTCTCGATACTTGCGCCTTCGTGACGAACAGGGGCGTCTTGTCGCGACGCGCGCTTACTTTCCGGCCAGCCTCGATGCCTCGGTCAGACAGAAGACCCGTTGGATTCTTGGCATCGCCTTTCAGGGCTGGGACAGTCTGGGTTGGGGCAACCGTCTCGCCGACTGGTGGATGGTACTGCGCGATCGACGCGGACCGCTGGCTGCATTCGTGTTCGCCTGTGCCTATGGACTGCTGGTGCTCGAGGGACTACTGGGAGGCTTGCGCATCTTTGGCTTGGTGCAGGCGAGTGTTTTTTCGCCGGTACTGGAAGCGATGCTGATCGCCTGCTGGGCGAGCCTTGTGTGGCGCATGGCAAATCGGTTTGCCTTTACCGCGCACGAATATGGTTTGCGCGAAGGGCTTCGTTCCATCCCGCGCGGGCCGGTCGCCAACATTATCGCGATCATGGCAGGATACCGAGCCCTTGCGCGCTACCTGCATAGCCTGGCCGGTGGCAGCGTGACCTGGGACAAGACCAGTCACGATAATCATCCGGCCGTGCCCGACATTTCTGCGCAGCTGCCGGCATGA
- a CDS encoding VOC family protein: MTRYLHTMIRVTDPQATIDFFNLIGLKETRRFDSEQGRFTLIYLAAPGQEDAEVELTYNWPGEDGAGETYEGGRNFGHLAFEVEDIYATCQTLAAAGVTINRPPRDGHMAFVKTPDGISVELLQNGKLEPAEPWASMGNTGSW; the protein is encoded by the coding sequence GTGACCAGATACCTTCACACCATGATCCGTGTTACCGATCCCCAGGCGACGATCGACTTTTTCAACCTGATTGGCCTCAAGGAGACTCGCCGCTTCGATAGTGAGCAAGGGCGCTTCACGTTGATCTACCTTGCCGCGCCAGGCCAGGAGGACGCCGAAGTCGAGCTGACCTACAACTGGCCGGGCGAGGACGGCGCAGGCGAGACCTATGAAGGCGGTCGCAACTTCGGTCATCTCGCGTTCGAGGTCGAAGATATCTATGCAACGTGTCAGACACTGGCAGCCGCCGGCGTGACGATCAATCGTCCCCCGCGTGACGGGCACATGGCCTTTGTGAAGACGCCGGACGGGATCTCTGTAGAATTGCTTCAGAACGGGAAGCTCGAGCCTGCCGAGCCCTGGGCCAGCATGGGCAATACCGGCTCCTGGTAA
- a CDS encoding Mov34/MPN/PAD-1 family protein has protein sequence MEVEVTRAVLDSLREEARKAHPEECCGLLLGGREGLIDRFRAAANLAKVPERFFEIDPAVLLAAHREAREGGVQVQGYYHSHPQGLARPSTTDQEHSTGDLRIWAIIARDDVAFWRDRGNGFDEVACRVV, from the coding sequence ATGGAAGTTGAAGTCACAAGGGCCGTTCTGGATTCTCTTCGCGAAGAAGCGCGCAAGGCCCATCCCGAGGAGTGTTGTGGATTGCTGCTCGGCGGGCGCGAAGGCCTGATCGACCGCTTCCGCGCGGCGGCGAATCTGGCGAAGGTGCCGGAGCGCTTCTTCGAGATCGATCCTGCGGTTCTGCTGGCCGCGCACCGAGAGGCGCGCGAGGGTGGCGTGCAGGTGCAGGGCTACTATCACTCGCATCCTCAGGGACTTGCGCGGCCGTCCACCACGGATCAGGAACATTCCACCGGCGATTTGCGGATTTGGGCAATCATTGCGCGCGATGATGTTGCTTTCTGGCGTGATCGCGGGAATGGGTTTGACGAAGTTGCCTGCCGCGTGGTGTGA
- a CDS encoding N-acetylmuramoyl-L-alanine amidase, giving the protein MNRWLVNHLVDSPNWNARKRPVSMVVLHYTGMKTAADALERMCDPAAEVSAHYMIDEEGIVTRLVPEEKRAWHAGRSYWRGESDVNSASIGIELVNPGHEWGYRAFPEAQMDALLPLLADILDRHDIPRANVVGHSDIAPARKQDPGELFDWGRLARLGLALDTPRAKMNLFYDNPGKFYLALERFGYDISDGRAAVAAFQRRWRPGLIDGEIDGELGGILFELLLERDTGRAR; this is encoded by the coding sequence ATGAACCGGTGGCTGGTCAATCATCTCGTGGACTCGCCAAACTGGAACGCTCGCAAGCGACCGGTCTCGATGGTCGTCTTGCATTATACCGGCATGAAGACCGCTGCTGACGCCCTTGAGCGTATGTGCGATCCTGCCGCCGAGGTTTCGGCCCATTACATGATCGACGAGGAGGGCATCGTCACTCGTCTCGTCCCCGAGGAGAAGCGTGCCTGGCATGCAGGACGATCTTATTGGCGCGGCGAGAGCGACGTAAACTCGGCCTCGATCGGGATCGAACTGGTCAATCCCGGTCACGAATGGGGCTATCGTGCCTTTCCCGAAGCGCAGATGGATGCCTTGCTGCCGCTGCTTGCTGACATTCTCGATCGCCACGATATCCCGCGCGCCAATGTCGTGGGGCATTCCGATATCGCGCCCGCGCGCAAACAGGACCCGGGTGAGCTTTTTGACTGGGGCCGGCTGGCCCGGCTCGGCCTTGCGCTCGATACGCCGCGTGCGAAGATGAACCTGTTCTACGACAACCCGGGCAAGTTCTACCTCGCGCTCGAACGGTTCGGCTATGACATTTCCGACGGACGCGCAGCCGTTGCCGCCTTCCAGCGGCGCTGGCGGCCGGGGCTGATCGACGGGGAGATCGACGGCGAACTCGGCGGCATCCTCTTCGAGCTTCTGCTCGAGCGCGATACCGGTCGCGCGCGGTAA